The proteins below come from a single Ictalurus punctatus breed USDA103 chromosome 29, Coco_2.0, whole genome shotgun sequence genomic window:
- the LOC124626525 gene encoding uncharacterized protein LOC124626525 isoform X2: METSRVALIALVCVVFSGQKRISGAEVEPRVRRGDDVTLYSDCVWKSGFYPVWFRNCSHQNQPRLMISFQDLLHDPFPRYSFVFNVSTNVHDLLIKNVTESDVGVYYCAVRENNITKDKDGVIISTAVFHYGNRWTRLSVLEEASPGVTVSPNTPTPCVSEWSVSWKLVLGVCAVCVLLSSLLSSICVYCLCTNTTKEERADQRRSGKRQSQRSDEVGDEVCYASLDIQNLHKKKKRKRRVQHSDFSTYSEVRTERH; encoded by the exons ATGGAGACATCAAGAGTCGCTCTCATCGCTCTCGTGT GTGTTGTGTTCTCCGGTCAGAAGAGGATCTCTGGAGCAGAAGTGGAGCCGAGAGTCAGACGAGGAGACGACGTCACTCTCTACTCCGACTGTGTTTGGAAAAGTGGATTTTATCCAGTGTGGTTCAGGAACTGCTCACATCAGAATCAACCTCGTCTGATGATCTCATTTCAAGATTTGCTGCATGATCCTTTTCCACGTTACTCGTTTGTGTTTAATGTCTCCACCAACGTACACGATCTGCTGATTAAGAACGTCACAGAATCAGATGTGGGCGTGTACTACTGCGCTGTGAGAGAAAACAATATTACAAAGGATAAAGACGGCGTGATAATCAGCACTGCAGTGTTTCATTATGGGAACAGATGGACTCGACTCTCTGTACTCG aaGAAGCCTCTCCCGGGGTTACTGTCTCTCCGAACACCCCGACCCCGTGTGTATCAGAGTGGAGTGTTAGCTGGAAGCtggtgttgggtgtgtgtgctgtgtgtgttctcctcTCCTCACTCCTCTCCTCCATCTGTGTGTACTGCCTCTGCACAAACACcactaaag AAGAGAGAGCTGATCAGAGACGAAGTGGCAAAAGACAGAGTCAAAGGAGCGATGAG GTTGGAGACGAGGTCTGTTACGCCTCGCTGGACATCCAGAACCTccacaagaagaagaagaggaagaggagagttCAGCACTCCGATTTCAGCACGTATTCAGAGGTCAGGACCGAGAGACACTGA
- the LOC124626525 gene encoding uncharacterized protein LOC124626525 isoform X3 codes for METSRVALIALVCVVFSGQKRISGAEVEPRVRRGDDVTLYSDCVWKSGFYPVWFRNCSHQNQPRLMISFQDLLHDPFPRYSFVFNVSTNVHDLLIKNVTESDVGVYYCAVRENNITKDKDGVIISTAVFHYGNRWTRLSVLEASPGVTVSPNTPTPCVSEWSVSWKLVLGVCAVCVLLSSLLSSICVYCLCTNTTKAEERADQRRSGKRQSQRSDEVGDEVCYASLDIQNLHKKKKRKRRVQHSDFSTYSEVRTERH; via the exons ATGGAGACATCAAGAGTCGCTCTCATCGCTCTCGTGT GTGTTGTGTTCTCCGGTCAGAAGAGGATCTCTGGAGCAGAAGTGGAGCCGAGAGTCAGACGAGGAGACGACGTCACTCTCTACTCCGACTGTGTTTGGAAAAGTGGATTTTATCCAGTGTGGTTCAGGAACTGCTCACATCAGAATCAACCTCGTCTGATGATCTCATTTCAAGATTTGCTGCATGATCCTTTTCCACGTTACTCGTTTGTGTTTAATGTCTCCACCAACGTACACGATCTGCTGATTAAGAACGTCACAGAATCAGATGTGGGCGTGTACTACTGCGCTGTGAGAGAAAACAATATTACAAAGGATAAAGACGGCGTGATAATCAGCACTGCAGTGTTTCATTATGGGAACAGATGGACTCGACTCTCTGTACTCG AAGCCTCTCCCGGGGTTACTGTCTCTCCGAACACCCCGACCCCGTGTGTATCAGAGTGGAGTGTTAGCTGGAAGCtggtgttgggtgtgtgtgctgtgtgtgttctcctcTCCTCACTCCTCTCCTCCATCTGTGTGTACTGCCTCTGCACAAACACcactaaag CAGAAGAGAGAGCTGATCAGAGACGAAGTGGCAAAAGACAGAGTCAAAGGAGCGATGAG GTTGGAGACGAGGTCTGTTACGCCTCGCTGGACATCCAGAACCTccacaagaagaagaagaggaagaggagagttCAGCACTCCGATTTCAGCACGTATTCAGAGGTCAGGACCGAGAGACACTGA
- the stim2a gene encoding stromal interaction molecule 2 — MMLGLPVTVLLISFSFSFSTQEPAQKETQTITDVCQQVSPPCVTEEDRYSLEALRHIHQEMDDDQDGGIEVEESVEFIIEDMQQQQQTNKHSKLHREDQHITVEELWRGWKSSEVHNWTQKDVLCWLQEFVELPQYEKSFKELGVNGNTLPRIASNEPSFMSTYLKIQDQQHKHKLKLKALDVVLFGPPTRPPHNWLKDLLLFVSVVMGLGGCWFAQVQNKASKEHISKMMKDLESLQRAEKSLRDLQEQLERAQEEKRTVAVEKQFLEEKMRDEIQGAQEEANRLHVLRKGAVSELSRLRYAEEELEQIRAALKKAEQDMQASWSVPESLQLWLQLTHEVEMQYYNVKKQSAEQQLATAKDEAERIKKKRSSVLGTLQVAHSSSLDQVDHKILQAKNALAEVTACLQERLHRWQQIELLCGFSIMYNTGLHSLTTTLYPDPNWMVLSRATMSSYQMPVGIDDMQDGMPSMMPQKIPVSPLKLSPRPLVRSRRTGHIVQPPVILSPDPDLLIPIRPPLHRYGEEEGEEIILPATVKQECQEAVSDPDPVGPPVGIKYTSPGLDTSPRRLYRDNLDLFSDSVTSKVPHDGQENSPLQKISREELGYSLWGDTRKVSHEELETQVRKISREEPEVSAEALGSPMCTKEPEVPVDFKKIPRSLPVDASYSSIRLSTWEKLDSPMDPYFGITYMDDAEVNVGSLRRKMFKERKDPSGESLSKIIPKDEYVTDIQSGDQDFYVEMDIAQRLMHRKETQKEHTLLKDKPLDSASTSPFRDEHDDSFSVDGQRVKKVRDPKELPKERFYRKVLRDELVLSMDKGKLFAGGSIDSTFRKKAHDELDVSTGNQRGMSLRERRDNAVSRKLSRDEHDVVTERQKLSVQKDVLDMPVETVRPKISRDEFVVPDPGPFSQPDLTIDSLMLWAPPSDPLSHLVYDGILEKSYQNPLNVASTGDLNHPASLPSVSTSSQSLVSSDGASSSSTQSGTLSQAESHSGGKGKKSLRLKNLFKKKKDKEKDKDSKREHPQGGLQKL, encoded by the exons ATGATGCTCGGACTCCCTGTCACAGTGCTGCTGATCAGCTTTAGCTTTAGCTTTAGCACTCAGGAACCTGCACAGAAGGAGACTCAAACCATAACAG ATGTGTGTCAGCAGGTGAGTCCTCCGTGTGTGACGGAGGAGGATCGTTACAGCCTTGAGGCGCTGCGTCACATCCACCAGGAGATGGACGACGATCAGGACGGAGGGATCGAGGTGGAGGAGAGTGTGGAG TTCATTATTGAGGacatgcagcagcagcagcagacgaataaacacagtaaactgCACAGAGAGGACCAGCATATTACCGTAGAGGAGCTCTGGAGAGGCTGGAAGTCctcagaag TTCATAACTGGACACAGAAGGATGTGCTGTGCTGGCTGCAAGAGTTTGTGGAGTTGCCGCAATACGAGAAGAGCTTTAAAGAGTTAGGCGTCAATGGGAACACACTGCCTAG GATTGCGTCCAATGAGCCATCGTTCATGAGCACCTACCTGAAGATCCAGGACCAGCAGCACAAACACAAGCTGAAGCTCAAGGCACTCGATGTTGTGCTGTTTGGACCACCTACAC GACCACCACACAACTGGCTGAAGGACCTGCTGCTCTTCGTGTCAGTAGTGATGGGTTTGGGTGGCTGCTGGTTCGCTCAGGTGCAGAACAAAGCATCGAAGGAGCACATTTCCAAAATgatgaaggatctggagagccTACAGAGAGCTGAGAAGAGTCTCCGAGACCTGCAGGAGCA gctggagagggCCCAGGAGGAGAAGCGTACGGTAGCAGTGGAGAAGCAGTTTTTAGAAGAAAAGATGAGGGATGAGATCCAGGGAGCTCAAGAGGAAGCCAACCGGCTCCATGTGCTTCGCAAGGGTGCCGTCAGTGAACTAAGCCGACTGAGATATGCTGAGGAAGAACTTGAACAG ATTCGAGCGGCGCTGAAGAAAGCGGAGCAGGACATGCAGGCTAGCTGGTCAGTGCCGGAGTCTCTGCAGCTGTGGCTGCAACTCACACATGAGGTGGAGATGCAGTACTACAACGTCAAAAAGCAGAGTGCCGAACAGCAGCTGGCCACTGCCAAGGATGAG GCAGAGAGaattaagaagaagagaagttCTGTTCTTGGTACCCTCCAAGTGGCACACAGTTCCTCTTTAGATCAAGTGGACCACAAGATCTTACAGGCCAA AAATGCCCTAGCAGAGGTGACCGCATGTTTGCAAGAACGCCTGCACAGGTGGCAGCAGATCGAGTTGTTGTGTGGATTTTCCATAATGTACAACACTGGACTACACAGCCTCACGACCACTTTGTACCCCGACCCCAACTGGATGGTCTTGTCAAGAGCCACCATGTCCTCCTACCAAATGCCTGTAGGCATAGATGACATGCAGGATGGAATGCCTTCCATGATGCCACAGAAAATTCCTG TTTCTCCGCTCAAGCTTTCTCCTCGACCGCTGGTCCGTTCTCGTCGAACCGGTCATATCGTCCAGCCACCTGTGATTCTGTCACCTGATCCTGATCTTCTAATCCCGATACGGCCTCCGCTCCATCGGTATGGTGAGGAAGAAGGGGAAGAAATCATTCTCCCTGCTACTGTGAAACA AGAGTGTCAAGAGGCAGTCTCCGATCCTGATCCCGTTGGACCGCCTGTTGGAATAAAGTACACCAGCCCTGGATTGGATACTTCACCTCGAAGACTATACCGAGACAACTTGGACCTTTTCTCTGATAGTGTCACAAGTAAGGTTCCACATGATGGACAAGAGAACAGTCCCTTGCAGAAGATATCACGAGAGGAACTTGGGTATTCTCTATGGGGTGATACTAGAAAGGTGTCACATGAAGAACTCGAAACCCAAGTCAGAAAGATATCCAGAGAGGAACCTGAGGTGTCTGCAGAAGCTTTGGGGAGTCCAATGTGTACAAAGGAACCTGAGGTTCCTGTTGATTTCAAGAAGATTCCAAGGAGTTTACCAGTAGATGCTAGTTATTCTTCTATTAGACTGTCCACCTGGGAGAAATTGGATTCTCCCATGGATCCTTACTTTGGAATAACATACATGGATGATGCTGAGGTAAATGTGGGCAGTCTGCGACGAAAGATGTTTAAGGAAAGGAAGGATCCCTCAGGAGAAAGCCTGTCAAAGATTATaccaaaagatgaatatgtgaCTGATATCCAAAGTGGAGATCAAGATTTTTATGTCGAGATGGACATTGCTCAAAGATTAATGCATAGAAAGGAAACTCAAAAGGAACATACCCTGTTAAAGGACAAACCCTTAGACTCGGCTTCCACAAGTCCTTTCAGAGATGAGCATGATGACTCCTTCTCAGTGGATGGACAAAGAGTGAAGAAGGTAAGAGATCCTAAAGAGTTGCCCAAAGAACGATTTTACAGAAAGGTGCTCAGAGATGAACTAGTTCTGTCCATGGACAAGGGAAAGCTGTTTGCAGGTGGTTCCATAGATAGCACTTTTAGGAAAAAGGCACATGATGAATTGGATGTTTCAACAGGAAACCAACGAGGAATGTCTTTAAGAGAGAGAAGGGACAATGCTGTTTCCAGGAAGCTCTCTAGAGATGAGCATGATGTTGTCACAGAGCGACAAAAACTGTCTGTCCAGAAAGATGTGTTGGACATGCCTGTGGAGACTGTCAGGCCAAAGATCTCCAGAGATGAGTTTGTTGTTCCAGACCCAGGTCCCTTCAGCCAACCTGACCTTACAATCGATTCCCTAATGCTCTGGGCTCCCCCATCAGACCCCCTTAGCCACCTAGTGTATGATGGTATTTTAGAGAAGTCTTATCAGAACCCTCTAAATGTGGCCAGTACTGGAGATCTCAACCATCCTGCCTCACTGCCCTCAGTGTCCACCTCCTCCCAAAGCCTTGTGAGCAGTGATGGTGCTAGTAGCAGTTCTACTCAATCTGGAACTCTCTCACAGGCAGAATCCCATAGTGGAGGCAAAGGCAAGAAATCCTTAAGGCTCAAGAATCTgttcaagaaaaagaaagataaggAGAAAGATAAAGACTCAAAACGAGAACATCCACAAGGGGGTTTGCAGAAGCTGTGA
- the LOC124626525 gene encoding uncharacterized protein LOC124626525 isoform X1, whose amino-acid sequence METSRVALIALVCVVFSGQKRISGAEVEPRVRRGDDVTLYSDCVWKSGFYPVWFRNCSHQNQPRLMISFQDLLHDPFPRYSFVFNVSTNVHDLLIKNVTESDVGVYYCAVRENNITKDKDGVIISTAVFHYGNRWTRLSVLEEASPGVTVSPNTPTPCVSEWSVSWKLVLGVCAVCVLLSSLLSSICVYCLCTNTTKAEERADQRRSGKRQSQRSDEVGDEVCYASLDIQNLHKKKKRKRRVQHSDFSTYSEVRTERH is encoded by the exons ATGGAGACATCAAGAGTCGCTCTCATCGCTCTCGTGT GTGTTGTGTTCTCCGGTCAGAAGAGGATCTCTGGAGCAGAAGTGGAGCCGAGAGTCAGACGAGGAGACGACGTCACTCTCTACTCCGACTGTGTTTGGAAAAGTGGATTTTATCCAGTGTGGTTCAGGAACTGCTCACATCAGAATCAACCTCGTCTGATGATCTCATTTCAAGATTTGCTGCATGATCCTTTTCCACGTTACTCGTTTGTGTTTAATGTCTCCACCAACGTACACGATCTGCTGATTAAGAACGTCACAGAATCAGATGTGGGCGTGTACTACTGCGCTGTGAGAGAAAACAATATTACAAAGGATAAAGACGGCGTGATAATCAGCACTGCAGTGTTTCATTATGGGAACAGATGGACTCGACTCTCTGTACTCG aaGAAGCCTCTCCCGGGGTTACTGTCTCTCCGAACACCCCGACCCCGTGTGTATCAGAGTGGAGTGTTAGCTGGAAGCtggtgttgggtgtgtgtgctgtgtgtgttctcctcTCCTCACTCCTCTCCTCCATCTGTGTGTACTGCCTCTGCACAAACACcactaaag CAGAAGAGAGAGCTGATCAGAGACGAAGTGGCAAAAGACAGAGTCAAAGGAGCGATGAG GTTGGAGACGAGGTCTGTTACGCCTCGCTGGACATCCAGAACCTccacaagaagaagaagaggaagaggagagttCAGCACTCCGATTTCAGCACGTATTCAGAGGTCAGGACCGAGAGACACTGA
- the rbpja gene encoding recombination signal binding protein for immunoglobulin kappa J region a, whose translation MAPVVTGKFGELPQPKRLTREAMRNYLKERGDQTVLILHAKVAQKSYGNEKRFFCPPPCVYLMGCGWKKKKEQMERDGCSEQEAQPCAFIGIGNSEQEMQQLNLEGKNFCTAKTLYISDSDKRKHFMLSVKMFYGNSAEIGVFLSKRIKVISKPSKKKQSLKNADLCIASGTKVALFNRLRSQTVSTRYLHVEGGNFHASSQQWGAFYIHLLDDDESEGEEFTVRDGYIHYGQTVKLVCSVTGMALPRLVIRKVDKQTALMDADDPVSQLHKCAFYLKDTERMYLCLSQERIIQFQATPCPKETNKEMINDGASWTIISTDKAEYTFYEGMGPVTHPVTPVPVVESLQLNGGGDVAMLELTGQNFTSNLRVWFGDVEADTMYRCGESVLCVVPDISAFREGWRWVRQPVQVPVTLVRNDGIIYSTALTFTYTPEPGPRPHCSAAGAILRSGSASSPSSSSSLSSSSSLMLQSRIDSQAGFPTTGGVTSSSSSSAAMSVS comes from the exons ATGGCGCCTGTTGTGACGGG GAAATTTGGGGAGCTTCCTCAGCCAAAGCGCCTTACTAG AGAGGCGATGCGTAATTACTTGAAGGAGAGAGGAGATCAGACGGTGCTGATTCTACACGCAAAAGTTGCACAGAAATCGTACGGAAATGAAAAGAG GTTCTTCTGCCCGCCGCCGTGTGTGTACCTGATGGGCTGCggctggaagaagaagaaggagcagatggagagagatggctGCTCGGAGCAGGAGGCACAACCCTGCGCCTTTATCGGGATCGGAAACAGCGAGCAAGAAATGCAGCAGCTCAACCTGGAGGGCAAG AACTTCTGCACAGCCAAAACGTTGTACATATCCGACTCAGACAAGAGGAAGCACTTCATGCTGTCGGTGAAGATGTTCTACGGGAACAGCGCAGAAATTGGCGTCTTCCTCAGCAAACGCATCAAAGTCATCTCCAAACCTTCCAAGAAGAAACAGTCTCTGAAGAACGCAGACT tgtgcaTAGCATCGGGCACTAAAGTGGCTCTGTTTAATCGGTTACGCTCTCAGACAGTCAGCACTCGATACCTCCATGTTGAGGGAGGAAACTTCCACGCTAGCTCTCAGCAGTGGGGAGCCTTTTACATCCACctgt TGGATGATGACGAGTCGGAGGGTGAGGAGTTTACAGTGAGAGACGGATACATCCACTACGGTCAGACCGTTAAACTGGTGTGTTCTGTCACAGGCATGGCTTTACCGCGTCTG gtaatCCGTAAGGTGGATAAGCAGACGGCGCTGATGGACGCAGATGATCCTGTATCTCAGCTTCACAAGTGTGCATTTTACCTGAAGGACACAGAGCGCATGTACCTGTGCCTCTCTCAGGAACGCATCATCCAGTTCCAG GCGACACCGTGCCCCAAAGAGACGAACAAAGAGATGATTAATGATGGCGCGTCGTGGACGATCATCAGCACTGATAAAGCCGAGTACACTTTCTACGAGGGCATGGGCCCTGTCACACACCCCGTCACACCTGTACCTGTGGTTGAGAGTTTACAG CTAAACGGAGGGGGCGATGTAGCCATGCTGGAGCTGACTGGACAGAACTTTACTTCAAACCTCAGAGTGTGGTTCGGTGACGTGGAGGCGGACACCATGTACAG gtgtggcGAGAGTGTTCTCTGCGTGGTTCCTGATATCTCTGCGTTCCGTGAGGGATGGCGCTGGGTCCGGCAGCCCGTCCAGGTTCCGGTCACTCTGGTGCGCAACGACGGTATCATCTACTCCACGGCACTCACCTTCACCTACACACCTGAGCCAGGGCCACGCCCACATTGTAGTGCTGCAGGAGCCATCCTGCGATCAGGCTCCGCCTCCTCgccctcctcatcctcctctttgTCGTCTTCATCGAGCCTTATGCTGCAGTCGAGGATCGACAGTCAGGCTGGATTCCCTACAACCGGCGGCGTTACATCATCGTCCTCTTCCTCCGCGGCCATGTCCGTGTCCTAa